The nucleotide sequence AAAACCCGTTCGAGCGTTTCACCTTCTGGAACCGGGCCTTCGGCTCGATGTGGTGGTGCTACTGGATCATGGTGGTCTGCAACTTTATCATCCCGCAGATTTTCTGGTTCGGCTGGGCCCGGCGGCATATTGCAACCATGTTTATCGTTTCCATTTTCGTCAACATCGGAATGTGGTTTGAGCGTTTCACCATTATCGTCACTTCGCTGTACCGGGATTTTCTGCCGGCGAGCTGGGAAAATTACGCCCCTACCATTTACGAAATCGGGATGACCGTTGGTTCGTTCGGCTTCTTTATGACCTTCTTTTTTCTGTTCGCACGCTTTCTGCCGTCCCTTTCGCTTGCGGAAGTGAAGGGGGTTTTGGTCAATCCTTCCGGAAAGGAATCGCACAAACATTCCGAGGTCCTGCATGGCTAAGCCGGTTGCCGGTGCCGTGGTGGGTCTATTCGACGACCCGCACGAACTTTTGAAAGCGGGAGAGGCGGCCCTCAAGCGGGGATATAAAAACCTGGATGCCTATATGCCCTATCCTGTACACGGCATAAACGAGGCAATCGGCATCAAGCGCTCCTGGATTCCCTGGGCGACTTTGTTTGCCGGTATCACCGGAGGGAGTTTGGCCTTTTTGTTTATGTCCTGGACTTCGGCCGTGGATTGGCCGTTAAACGTCGGCGGAAAGCCGTTCATTTCCTGGCCGGCCTTCGTTCCCATCACCTTTGAATGCACGGTGCTTTTCGCCGGGCTTACCACGATGGTGGCGCTCTGGAGCGCCTGCCGGCTGCCGCGGCACCGGCCGAAGATTCTGGATTTGCGGCTCACCGACGACCGCTTTGCCTTGGTGGTGCCGACGGCTGGAACCGGCGCGGAGGAGGAACGTTTTTTGAAGGAGACCGGGGCTCGCGAGGTGCGCCGTGTATAAACGCGTGCTCCCGGTGATAGTTGTTATCGCGGTTGTCGGCTGTTCGCGGCAGAAGTCCAAACCGATGCTGGAGTACATGCCGAACATGGCCCACTCCCCGGCCGTAAAAGCGCAGGAGCGGCAGATGTTTCTGCCCGTTTCCGGCACGGTGCCGCGGGACTGGGAGGCGTACCCCTACGAAATCGGTGATACGTTGAAGGTGGCCGCCGAACTCACTAATCCTTTGCCCATGACACAAGATGTCCTGGAGGCCGGGCGAAAATCGTTCAACACCTTTTGCATCGTTTGCCACGGGGCTAAAGGGGATGGAAAAGGGTACATCGTTCCCAAATTTCCGCAGCCCCCCTCCCTTTTGACCGAGCGGGTGGCCAACTGGCCGGACGGGAGGATTTTCCACGTGATTTCCCGCGGCCAGCAGACCATGCCGAGCTACGCGTTCCAACTGGACCCGGCGCAGCGCTGGGCGGTGGTGCACTATGTCCGCGTTCTCCAGCGGGCGGCCCGCCCCACGCCCGCCGATTTGGAGTTGATGAAAAAGCTGGGGGTTGATTTTTCGGAAGATGAGCCGGACACGGCTGCTCCGAAAGTTTGGCCGGAGCGATAAAAAATGCACGAAAGCCCGTCAACAGCGATAAAAAATCCGGGGCCGGTGAAGGTTTCTTCCCGGGCGAAGCAGGCCCTTTTCGCTTTGGGAGGCGCCGGACTCATCGTATTTGTGGTTGGGCTTAAACTGGATCCAACCCGGGCCTGGTCGGCCTGGCTTCTGGGGTACGTTTTCTTCCTGTTCTGGGGGCTCTGCGGGCTTTTCTTCACCGCGGTGCACCATGCCGCCGGGGCCTCCTGGTCGGTCGTCGTGCGCCGGATCGCCGAAGGGATGGCCTCCTATTTGCCGGTGGCGCTGGTGCCTTTGGCGATTATGCTTCTGGGAGTGCAGGATATCTATGCTTGGGCGCACCCGGAGCAGGCCCGCGTGCGCGCGCCGTTGGGGGCCGACAAGCTGGCGTATTTGAATCTCACCTTTTTTTCTGTCCGCAATTTTATTTTTCTCGGAGTTTGGGTCCTGTTCGGCTGGCTGTTAATCAAGAACTCCCTCTCGCAGGATGAAAGCGGGGATGCCGGGCTTTCCCAAAGAAGTTCGCGGCTGGCTTCCATTTTCCTGCCTGTTTTCGGCATCACGTTCACCCTGGCGGTCTTCGATTTGACCATGTCGTTGGAGCCGAACTGGTATTCCACCATTTTCGGGGTGTACTGCTTTGCCGGGCTTTTCCAAAGCGGGATGGCGTTTCTGGCGATCGTTGCCATCTGGCTTAGGCGGCGGGGGGAACTGGCCGGGTTCTTCAACGCCAACCACCTGCAGGATATCGGCAACTGGATGTTCGCCTTTTCGGTTTTTTCCGCCTACATCGGCTTTTCCCAGTACATGCTCATCTGGTACGCCAATCTGCCGGATGAAACCTTTTATTTGATTCTGCGCAAATCCTGGCCGTGGGGGTATCTCTTTTTGGCCATCGTCTTTTTGAAATTCCTCATTCCGTTTTTCCTTCTGATGGGTCGGGACGGGAAGCGGAACGAAAAAGTAGTCCTGACCGCCGCCTCTCTCATTATTTTGGGACAATTTCTCGATTTGTATCTGATGATTGGGCCGGTGGTGAGCCCTCCCAAGCCGCTTTTCGGCTGGATTGAACTGGGGACTTTTGCCGCCTTCGGTTCCCTTTTCGGGATTTGTTTGTTGCGCTTCTTTGGAAAGCACTCGATTCTGGCCCACCGGGATCCGAAGCTTGCGGCCAGCGTGAACTGGAAACAATGATGGAAGCAAAAATGGAAGAGAAAATAGAAAAATCGAACCCGTTCATCTACTTGCCGCTTTTTGCCCTCTCGGCGGCTTTGGTTTTCTGGGCTTTCGTCAGTTTTTTCAAAATCGGCCGGGAGGAGGGAAAGAAAACAGCGGCGACCCCCGGGTCCCAACCCCCCGCCCAGGCGCAAACGGTCGATTTGTCGCTTTTGTACAACTCCGCACCGGAGCTGGTGGCCCAGGGAAAGATGCTCTACGCCGTCAACTGCGCCTCCTGTCACGGGCCGACCGGACACGGAGACGGGGACCGGGCGCCGGAGTTGAATCCCCGGCCGCGCAATTTCACCACGGAAAAATTCAAATTTGGCACGGCTCCCAGTCAGCTTTGGAACACCGTCAAAGTCGGCTCGCCGGGGACGGCGATGGCCTCTTTTGAGCTGTTGCCAGCCAACGATCGAATCGCCATTATTCATTACATCCGCACCCTGATTCCGAGCCCGGCCAACGACCCGCCGGATGTAGTCGCGCAGCTTTCCGGCGGTGGCGGAGCTCCGGCCGGCGCTGCGGCGGCCGCCGCGGCGGAACCGGTCAAGGAGGGGCCGCGAATTCCGATTGTTCTGGCTCTTCGGGCCTCGGCAAAGGCCGAACCGGCGGCCGGCAAAAAACTTTCACGGTTGCCTTCGGGCGAGGGGAGAAAAATTTACGAGCGGAAGTGCGCCTCCTGTCATGGGGCCTACGGCGAAGGGGGGCAGCCGGTGGCCAAACTGGCCGTTTTTCCGTACCGCTATGCCAAAGCTCCCTCGTTGCAGAATCCACGGGCTTCGTGGCTGCAGAACCGCAAGGAGTTCGAAAGAATCGTTGTGGGGGGGCTGCCGGGAAAGCTGATGCCGGGGGAGCTCTTGACAGCTGCCGAACTGGATGCTTTATATCGATTTGTTGCCGAGTTGGCCGAAGAAAGGTAGTATGAAAAAAATCCGGATTTTTCTTTTGAGCGGTTTTGTGTTTTTTGGTTTTGCCGCCATTGGCTGGGCCGACGAGCCGATTACCAACTGGCTGACCAGCCCGGAAGGCCCCCTGGCCCGGGCCGTCCGTTCCAATTTCTATTTCTCCATGGCGGCCTTTCTGCCGTTTCTGATTTTGTCGGAAGTGCTTCTGGTGTACGCCATTTTCCGCTTCAAGGCCAAGCCGGGGGGGCAGGCGGCCACTTTTCACGAGAATTTACGGCTGGAGGTATTGTGGACGGTGATACCGGCTTTGACCTTGGCCGTCACCGCTATACCGACCTTTAAGACGATGCGGGCGATGGAGGTCCCCCCCAAAAGCGACCTGGTGGTTGCGGTCATCGGCCATCAATTCTTCTGGGAATACCGCTATCCAAAATACGGGGTTCAATTCGCCGAGGAGGCAATGGTGGTTCCGGCCGGCAAGGTGGTCACGTTGAATCTTTCCAGCGTGGATGTGGTGCATTCCTGGTGGGTGCCGGCTTTCGGCGTAAAACAGGACGCCAACCCCGGACGCATCACCCACGCCTGGTTCCAGGCCGACAATCCTGGGCGCTACAAGGGGCAATGCGCCGAGCTTTGCGGCAAGCTGCACGCCAAAATGTACATCGACGTAAACGTGGTGACGCCGGAAGAGTTCGAGCAGTGGCTTATGAAGAAAAAAGGGGCCGCGCCGCCGGCCCAAGCGGCAGGGAGCCAGTAAGATGAGCGACCGCCCCAAAGGCCTCGTCCGCTGGCTCACCACCACGGATCATAAAGACATCGGTATTCTGTATCTGGTCACGGCGCTCTTTATGGCCGTCTTCGGCGGGGCCTTCGCCGGGCTTTTGCGCGCCCAGCTTTCAGCCGCCGACCTAAAGGTTTTAAATCCCGACCTGTACAACCAGTTTTTGTCCATGCACGGGACGGTGATGATTTTCTTCGTCATCATTCCTGCGCTTGCCGGGTTCGGCAACTACTTTGTGCCACTCTTAATCGGGGCGCGGGACATGGCCTTCCCAAAGTTAAACGCCCTTTCTTATTGGCTGGTCATCCCGGCGGCCTTCTTGATGTTCGGCAGCTTTTTCGTCCAAGGCGGTGCGGCGCAGGCGGGGTGGACCGGCTACGTGCCCTTGGCTTCGCGCCAGTTTTCCGGAACGGCGGGCGTCGATATGTGGATTTTGGGGCTGCATTTGGTCGGGCTTTCCAGTATTTTGGGGGCCATTAATTTCTTGGTCACCATCATCAACATGCGCGCCCCGGGGATGGCGTATTTCAAGATGCCCCTTTTCGTCTGGACCTGGTTCGTCAACGCCACCTTGATTTTGTTCGCCACGCCGGTTTTGGCCGGGGCGTTGACCATGGCTTTGACCGATCGGGCCTTTGGCACCGGCTTTTTCCGCCCCTCGGAGGGGGGGGACCCGCTTTTGTGGCAGCATCTTTTCTGGTTTTACTCCCACCCGGCCGTGTACATCATGGTTTTACCGGGGATGGGAATCGTCTCGCACGTTCTGCCCGCCTTTTCCAGCAAGAAGATTTTCGGCTACAAGGGGATCGTGTACGCCACGGCGGCCATCGGCGTCATCGGTTTTATGGTGTGGGCCCATCACATGTTCACCTCCGGCATCGACCCGCGCCTGCGGGCCTTTTTCGCCTTTATGACGATGGTGATCGCCGTGCCAACGGGGGTCAAAATTTTTTCGTGGCTGGCGACCATTTGGGGCGGGCAGATTCGCTTCACCACGGCGATGAAGTTTGCTTTGGGATTCATCGCCCTTTTCGTGATGGGCGGTATTTCCGGGTTGACGCTGGCTGTTGTTCCCTTTGACGTGCAGGTGCACGACAGCTACTACGTGGTGGCCCACCTGCATTATGTCCTGTTCGGTGGCTCCGTGATGGCGCTTTTGGCCGGGGTTTTCTTCTGGTTTCCAAAAATGTCCGGGCGGATTTTGGATGAAAAATTGGGGAACGTGATTTTCTGGCTTATCTTTTTGGGAATGAACATCACCTTTTTGCCGATGCACTGGCTGGGGATCGTCGGGATGGCTCGCCGTATCTATACCTACCGGCCGGAGTTTGAGTTCTGGAATCAGGTGGCCTCCTTCGGGTATATCCTGCTTTTTGCGGGGGGGATGCTTTTGCTCTACAACATGTTCAAAACCTTGCGCAAAGGAGAGCGGGCCGCCGACGATCCGTGGGGCGCCTATCCTTTGCAAAGGACTCTGGACTGGTCGGTCTCCAGCCCGCCGCCGGTGGAAAATTTCGCCAAGATCCCCGAGATCGCATAATGCCATTTACCTTCCGCAAAGCCGCCCGGGTTCCCAGTGCCGAAGCGGGAGCCGCCGGGGAAGTCCGCATCGCCGGCTGGCTTTTGTTTTTGGCTCTATTGGTTTTCGTCCTAATCCTTTGGGGCGGGGTGGTGCGGCTTTCCGGATCAGGGCTTTCCATCCCGGACTGGCCCCTGATCAACGGCAGCCTGCTGCCGCCGGCAACGGAGGCCGAGTGGCAGACGGTTTTTGAAAGCTATCAGAAAGTCACCCCTCCCTCCTTCGTCGAAACCCCAATGTCGGAGTTTAAAAAAATGTTCTGGATTGAATACGGCCACCGCTTTCTGGCGGCTTTGGTCGGAATCGTTTTTCTGGCCGTCTTTGTGCGGGGGTTCCGCAACGTTTCGCTCCGCCGGCAGGTGGGGGCCCACCTCATCTTTGCCGCCATGCTTCTGGTCGGGCAGGCGATTTTGGGAGGGGTGGTGGTGAAGGAGGAATTGAAGGGGGAACTGGTGGCGGCCCATCTGGGGACGGCCTTCTGGTTTTTCGGCGTGCTTTTGTGGATGGCCCTGAAACTTTCGCGGATGGAGGGAGCGATCCTGGAGCGCACCGGCCGCAAGGGGCTTGTGCTGCTTGCCTGGGCGGCCACCCTTTTTGTTTTCATCCAGATTGTCTCCGGGGGGCTGGTGGCCGGAAGCCGCGCCGGACTGGTGTTCAACACCTTTCCCAAAATCGGGGATTTTTGGATTCCTCCCGCCCATGTCCTCTGGTCTTCCGTGTACCAGCCGGCCATCAACAACGTCTTTCAGAACCAAATCCTGATCCAGTTTTTTCACCGCTGGTGGGCCTTTATTGCCGCCGGGTTGGTCATCTGGGCGCACATAGCCGCGCTCAAGGTTTCCACCACGCCGCGGGCCCGCTTGGCGGCGCGGGGGAGCGCGGTTTTCGTCACCCTGCAAGTTATTCTGGGAATCGGCAACTTGATGATGAAGGCCCCCTTTGGGATGAGCTTGGCGCATCTGGCCACCGGCTTGAGTTTGTTCGCCCTTATGGTGATTTTAACCTATGAAGTTCGCTTCCGCTGGGAATCCCAGCCTGCTCGGTATGAAGCCCCGGTTGCTTGATTTTATCAACTTGACCAAGCCGACCATCCTGCTTTTGGTGGTTCTGACCGGGGCGGCCGCTTTGGTAATGGAGGGCTCGCTTCTTTCCGAGCCGGCCGCTTTCGGGCTCGTCCTCTTCGGTTTGTCTTTGACCGCGGGGTCGGCTAACGCCTTGAACCAGTATTTTGAGCGGGACATCGACGCGGTGATGGACCGTACCAAAAGGAAGCGTCCCCTCCCGCTGAAAAACCTTTCCCCTCGGGCGGCCCTGTTTTTCGCCGTCACCATCGGCGTGGCGGCGGTTTTGCTTTTCGCGTTTCGGTTCAATCTTTTCTCGGCCATCCTGGCCTTGGGAACAATTATCTATTATGCTTTCTTTTACACCCTTTATTTGAAGCCGCGGCTGTATCAGAACATCGTCATCGGCGGGGCGGCCGGCTCGATGGCGCCGGTGATTGCCTGGGCCGCCGCCACGGGGGGGCTGAATCTGACTCCCTGGATTTTATTTCTGATCATTTTTTTCTGGACGCCCCCCCATTTCTGGGCCCTCGCGATGTGCGTAAAAAAGGACTACGAGCGGGCCAAAATACCGATGCTGCCGGTGGTCAAGGGGGATCGGGAAACCGCCCGGCAGATTCTGGTGTACACTTTGTGGATGGTCGCTTTCAGCCTGGCTTTGCTTTTTGTCCGCGCCGGGCTGGTTTATCTGCTTGTGGCCCTCATTTTGAACGGCATTTTCCTGCACAAGGCGTACCGCATCTGGCGTCGCGGAGCTTTTGCCGAGGCTTGGGGACTTTTCGGCTACTCCATCGTGTATCTTTTGGTTCTGTTTTTGGGAATCATGGCGGATGCGGTCTGGCATAAAAGCTTGTAGGATACCCTTGGTGGATAGGGAAAAGAGATGACAAAAAATAAGAAACTCGGCTTGGCGTTCGGGGCGTTCGGCGTTTTGATGTTCGCTTTCGCCTTTGCCAATGTTCCGGCTTTCAAGCTGTTCTGCCGGAAGCTGGGATTCGGACTTTCCCCCAATAACACGGGGGCAAAGGTGGCGGATGCCAAAACGGCCGGCCGCGAAGTCGAGGTGCTTTTTATGGGGGTGGTGGCGGGCGGGGCGCCGATCGTCTTCGAGGGGGTTGAGCCGACCAAGGAGGTGCGGCTGGGGGAACAGGCCGAAACGGCCTACCGCTTCGTCAATTTGTCCAACGATACCATCCGCTTCCGCCCCGTGCATTCGATTCTGCCGGAGGGGGCGGCCACCCGTTTTGCCCTGAAAAAATGTTTCTGTTTCGACGACCAGACCCTTTTACCCAAACAGGAAGTGACCATGCCGGTCGTTTTCTCCATCGGTTCCGATTTGGACTCCAACGTGGAACGGGTGACCTTGAACTACACCCTCTTCCAAAAACCACTGCACGAGGAAAAATGAAAACCGTCGCCCTTGAAGAGCGGGAACTAAAAATCGGGCGGAAAAACCGGCGGCTGGGGACGGTTTTGATTCTTCTGGCGTTGGCTTTGATGACGGCAAGTTTTGTGTTGATGAAAATTTATCATTTCGTTCCGGCCCCGCCCAAGTAGGGAAACAGGGGCCGGGCTGGAGAGGAGTTTATGAGCGAAGCGCATTCCGAAACTGCCCATGCCGGGCACGGCAGCTGGTGGCCCGCCATTCTGGCCCTGGGGACCGGCTTTCTGCCGTTCGGCTTTATTGTCTTGACCTGGGGTTCCAAAGAGGCCGGCATTGTTCTTTTGGCCGTCGGTTCCCTAATCACCCTCTTCGCCATGAGCGGCTGGGTGCATTCGGTCATTCGGGAGAAATACGCCGTGTCCTACGACGCGGGGGAATACGACTGGCTGAAAAACGGGATGAAGTTTTTCTTGATTTCGGAGGCGATGATTTTCGGCGCCTTTTTCGCCCACCATTTCTACACCCGGGCCCATTTCGACGTCTGGCCGCCGGCCGGGGCGCCGCATCTGGATACCCGGCTGCCGGCCATCGCAACCTTGCTTCTGGTTTTTTCCTCCTTCACCATGGAGTGGGCCCACAAAGCGTTGGTCAGCGGCAAGCGGATGGCCTCCGAACGCTGGGTTTTGTTCTCCCTCTTTTTGGGGATTGTCTTTCTTTCCATTCAGGGATATGAATGGGGGCACCTGCACGAATTCGACCGGTTCGTCCACAACAAGGGGGTTTTCGGCAGCCAGTTCTACTCGATGACCGGTTTCCACGGCCTGCACGTCTCCGTCGGATTGGTCTTGCTGGCCTCCGTCTGGGTGCGGCTGAAACTGGGGCATTTTTCGGCCGGGCGGCATTTCGGCTTTCTCTCCTCCCTCTGGTACTGGCACTTTGTCGATATCGTCTGGGTGTTTCTGTTCACGACGATTTATCTGTTGTAGCTCGCGTTGAAAATAGGACAGATTTCCTAAAGGCAATCCGTCGGATTGCCTTTCTTTTTTGGCGGGGAAAAGGAGATCCGGTTTTCTTCGCACGAGCAGAGGGCGTTTGCGCGGAAGGTGGTTTCCTATTATCCTTCCAATGAGGATTTGTTGAACATCCCTCCCATGGTGGGCATAGCTCAGCCGGTTAGAGCACCAGGTTGTGGCCCTGGGGGTCGTGGGTTCGAATCCCATTGCCCACCCATTTAAAACAGCGATTAGAGGCCGGCGATTGATTGCGATTTCTTGGTCGTGCGGAAA is from Verrucomicrobiia bacterium and encodes:
- a CDS encoding DUF3341 domain-containing protein — its product is MAKPVAGAVVGLFDDPHELLKAGEAALKRGYKNLDAYMPYPVHGINEAIGIKRSWIPWATLFAGITGGSLAFLFMSWTSAVDWPLNVGGKPFISWPAFVPITFECTVLFAGLTTMVALWSACRLPRHRPKILDLRLTDDRFALVVPTAGTGAEEERFLKETGAREVRRV
- a CDS encoding cytochrome c, with protein sequence MYKRVLPVIVVIAVVGCSRQKSKPMLEYMPNMAHSPAVKAQERQMFLPVSGTVPRDWEAYPYEIGDTLKVAAELTNPLPMTQDVLEAGRKSFNTFCIVCHGAKGDGKGYIVPKFPQPPSLLTERVANWPDGRIFHVISRGQQTMPSYAFQLDPAQRWAVVHYVRVLQRAARPTPADLELMKKLGVDFSEDEPDTAAPKVWPER
- a CDS encoding c-type cytochrome; the encoded protein is MEEKIEKSNPFIYLPLFALSAALVFWAFVSFFKIGREEGKKTAATPGSQPPAQAQTVDLSLLYNSAPELVAQGKMLYAVNCASCHGPTGHGDGDRAPELNPRPRNFTTEKFKFGTAPSQLWNTVKVGSPGTAMASFELLPANDRIAIIHYIRTLIPSPANDPPDVVAQLSGGGGAPAGAAAAAAAEPVKEGPRIPIVLALRASAKAEPAAGKKLSRLPSGEGRKIYERKCASCHGAYGEGGQPVAKLAVFPYRYAKAPSLQNPRASWLQNRKEFERIVVGGLPGKLMPGELLTAAELDALYRFVAELAEER
- the coxB gene encoding cytochrome c oxidase subunit II — translated: MKKIRIFLLSGFVFFGFAAIGWADEPITNWLTSPEGPLARAVRSNFYFSMAAFLPFLILSEVLLVYAIFRFKAKPGGQAATFHENLRLEVLWTVIPALTLAVTAIPTFKTMRAMEVPPKSDLVVAVIGHQFFWEYRYPKYGVQFAEEAMVVPAGKVVTLNLSSVDVVHSWWVPAFGVKQDANPGRITHAWFQADNPGRYKGQCAELCGKLHAKMYIDVNVVTPEEFEQWLMKKKGAAPPAQAAGSQ
- the ctaD gene encoding cytochrome c oxidase subunit I translates to MSDRPKGLVRWLTTTDHKDIGILYLVTALFMAVFGGAFAGLLRAQLSAADLKVLNPDLYNQFLSMHGTVMIFFVIIPALAGFGNYFVPLLIGARDMAFPKLNALSYWLVIPAAFLMFGSFFVQGGAAQAGWTGYVPLASRQFSGTAGVDMWILGLHLVGLSSILGAINFLVTIINMRAPGMAYFKMPLFVWTWFVNATLILFATPVLAGALTMALTDRAFGTGFFRPSEGGDPLLWQHLFWFYSHPAVYIMVLPGMGIVSHVLPAFSSKKIFGYKGIVYATAAIGVIGFMVWAHHMFTSGIDPRLRAFFAFMTMVIAVPTGVKIFSWLATIWGGQIRFTTAMKFALGFIALFVMGGISGLTLAVVPFDVQVHDSYYVVAHLHYVLFGGSVMALLAGVFFWFPKMSGRILDEKLGNVIFWLIFLGMNITFLPMHWLGIVGMARRIYTYRPEFEFWNQVASFGYILLFAGGMLLLYNMFKTLRKGERAADDPWGAYPLQRTLDWSVSSPPPVENFAKIPEIA
- a CDS encoding COX15/CtaA family protein — its product is MPFTFRKAARVPSAEAGAAGEVRIAGWLLFLALLVFVLILWGGVVRLSGSGLSIPDWPLINGSLLPPATEAEWQTVFESYQKVTPPSFVETPMSEFKKMFWIEYGHRFLAALVGIVFLAVFVRGFRNVSLRRQVGAHLIFAAMLLVGQAILGGVVVKEELKGELVAAHLGTAFWFFGVLLWMALKLSRMEGAILERTGRKGLVLLAWAATLFVFIQIVSGGLVAGSRAGLVFNTFPKIGDFWIPPAHVLWSSVYQPAINNVFQNQILIQFFHRWWAFIAAGLVIWAHIAALKVSTTPRARLAARGSAVFVTLQVILGIGNLMMKAPFGMSLAHLATGLSLFALMVILTYEVRFRWESQPARYEAPVA
- a CDS encoding heme o synthase; translated protein: MKPRLLDFINLTKPTILLLVVLTGAAALVMEGSLLSEPAAFGLVLFGLSLTAGSANALNQYFERDIDAVMDRTKRKRPLPLKNLSPRAALFFAVTIGVAAVLLFAFRFNLFSAILALGTIIYYAFFYTLYLKPRLYQNIVIGGAAGSMAPVIAWAAATGGLNLTPWILFLIIFFWTPPHFWALAMCVKKDYERAKIPMLPVVKGDRETARQILVYTLWMVAFSLALLFVRAGLVYLLVALILNGIFLHKAYRIWRRGAFAEAWGLFGYSIVYLLVLFLGIMADAVWHKSL
- a CDS encoding cytochrome c oxidase assembly protein: MTKNKKLGLAFGAFGVLMFAFAFANVPAFKLFCRKLGFGLSPNNTGAKVADAKTAGREVEVLFMGVVAGGAPIVFEGVEPTKEVRLGEQAETAYRFVNLSNDTIRFRPVHSILPEGAATRFALKKCFCFDDQTLLPKQEVTMPVVFSIGSDLDSNVERVTLNYTLFQKPLHEEK
- a CDS encoding cytochrome c oxidase subunit 3; the protein is MSEAHSETAHAGHGSWWPAILALGTGFLPFGFIVLTWGSKEAGIVLLAVGSLITLFAMSGWVHSVIREKYAVSYDAGEYDWLKNGMKFFLISEAMIFGAFFAHHFYTRAHFDVWPPAGAPHLDTRLPAIATLLLVFSSFTMEWAHKALVSGKRMASERWVLFSLFLGIVFLSIQGYEWGHLHEFDRFVHNKGVFGSQFYSMTGFHGLHVSVGLVLLASVWVRLKLGHFSAGRHFGFLSSLWYWHFVDIVWVFLFTTIYLL